A single genomic interval of Streptomyces graminofaciens harbors:
- a CDS encoding Bug family tripartite tricarboxylate transporter substrate binding protein, whose product MRLRTPLALLGAAVLVLVGPPLVTTGSGGETGTQIPGLRFMVPNTPGGGYDITARTAAKNAQEAGLTHDVEVFNLPGADGTVGLARLVGERGNGKLVMAMGLGVVGAVRSKDAPRTLADITPIARLTEEQGVVVVAKDSPYRTVDDLTDAWRENPGGLSVGVGSAPGGGDHTALMLMARAVGIAPKDVDSVRFDGGGELLTSVLDNKVAFGVSGVGEYLDQIKAGELRPLAVTGSERVDGLDAPTLQESGYDVSFTNWRGVVAPPGLSDAERDRLTRLFDALHDSPEWQRSLKHNGWDDAFLTGEEFGAFLDAQDKRVVSVLKELGP is encoded by the coding sequence GTGCGGCTGCGCACCCCCCTCGCCCTGCTGGGGGCCGCCGTGCTCGTGCTCGTGGGGCCGCCGCTGGTGACCACGGGCAGCGGCGGCGAGACGGGCACCCAGATCCCGGGCCTGCGTTTCATGGTGCCGAACACGCCCGGCGGCGGCTACGACATCACGGCGCGGACGGCCGCGAAGAACGCCCAGGAGGCGGGGCTCACCCACGACGTCGAGGTGTTCAACCTGCCTGGTGCCGACGGCACCGTCGGGCTGGCCCGCCTGGTGGGCGAACGCGGCAACGGCAAGCTCGTCATGGCCATGGGCCTCGGCGTGGTGGGGGCCGTCCGCTCCAAGGACGCGCCCAGGACCCTCGCCGACATCACCCCGATCGCCCGGCTCACGGAGGAGCAGGGGGTCGTCGTGGTCGCCAAGGACTCCCCGTACAGGACCGTGGACGACCTCACCGACGCCTGGCGGGAGAACCCCGGCGGGCTCTCGGTCGGTGTCGGCTCCGCACCCGGCGGGGGTGACCACACCGCGCTCATGCTCATGGCGAGGGCCGTCGGGATCGCGCCCAAGGACGTCGACTCCGTCCGCTTCGACGGCGGTGGCGAACTCCTCACCTCAGTCCTCGACAACAAGGTCGCGTTCGGGGTCTCGGGTGTCGGCGAGTACCTGGACCAGATCAAGGCGGGTGAGTTGCGTCCGCTCGCGGTCACCGGCTCCGAGCGCGTCGACGGACTGGACGCACCCACCTTGCAGGAGTCCGGCTACGACGTGAGCTTCACCAACTGGCGCGGCGTCGTGGCCCCGCCCGGCCTCTCCGACGCCGAACGCGACAGGCTCACCCGCCTGTTCGACGCACTTCACGACTCGCCCGAGTGGCAGCGGTCCCTGAAGCACAACGGCTGGGACGACGCCTTCCTCACCGGTGAGGAGTTCGGCGCGTTCCTGGACGCCCAGGACAAGCGGGTGGTGTCAGTACTGAAGGAACTGGGGCCGTGA
- a CDS encoding esterase-like activity of phytase family protein — translation MRHARALVGGLAATTTLFAASLPASASASSGQAPDVRLLDTISVPVGGTELGMPFGGLSGIDYDPGSGTYVAVSDDRSENGKARFYTLRLPLAGGAFAGSAPDVESLSVLADTDGAPFAAKTVDPEAIRFTPGARSVLWTSEGASSAGKPAFVREATTSGGYVTELPLPSAYAPVRSASGTLTAGVRNNQALEGLTLSPDGGKAVTITENALVQDGPAASLVAKSPSRLLVTDRRTGEPVAERVYEVDPISDAPTAPLPPPVNTYSADRGVSEILAINETDYLTVERSFASGVGFAIRVYWTSTLGATDVRGEEALSGTETPMTKKLLFDFTTTGADADNVEGITWGPTLPDGSRSLVLVADDNFGFNGSTTKFHLLSVRSGLLAARTPDVNGDGVVDARDLAAIPTAGRAGDLDGNGRTNAKDIRLWLTYTKKFPTA, via the coding sequence ATGCGACACGCACGCGCGCTCGTCGGCGGCCTCGCCGCCACGACCACCCTCTTCGCCGCCTCGCTCCCCGCCTCCGCCTCCGCCTCCTCCGGGCAGGCACCGGACGTCCGGCTCCTGGACACGATCTCCGTCCCGGTCGGCGGCACCGAGCTGGGCATGCCGTTCGGCGGACTGTCCGGCATCGACTACGACCCGGGATCCGGCACCTACGTGGCCGTCAGCGACGACCGCTCGGAGAACGGCAAGGCCCGCTTCTACACGCTCCGGCTGCCACTCGCGGGCGGTGCATTCGCGGGCAGCGCACCGGACGTCGAAAGTCTGTCGGTCCTCGCGGACACCGACGGCGCGCCCTTCGCCGCCAAGACGGTCGACCCGGAGGCCATCCGTTTCACGCCGGGCGCGCGGAGCGTGCTGTGGACCAGCGAGGGCGCGTCGAGTGCGGGGAAGCCCGCGTTCGTGCGGGAGGCGACCACCTCCGGCGGATACGTGACAGAACTCCCGTTGCCGTCGGCGTACGCGCCAGTCCGGTCCGCCTCGGGGACGCTGACCGCCGGCGTCCGCAACAACCAGGCCCTGGAAGGGCTCACCCTCTCCCCGGACGGCGGCAAGGCCGTCACGATCACCGAGAACGCCCTGGTCCAGGACGGGCCGGCAGCCAGTCTGGTCGCCAAGAGCCCCTCCCGGCTGCTGGTGACGGACCGCCGTACGGGCGAGCCGGTCGCCGAGCGCGTCTACGAGGTCGACCCGATCTCGGACGCGCCCACCGCGCCACTGCCGCCGCCGGTCAACACGTACTCGGCGGACCGGGGCGTCTCGGAGATCCTCGCGATCAACGAGACCGACTACCTCACCGTCGAACGCTCCTTCGCCTCGGGCGTGGGCTTCGCCATCCGCGTCTACTGGACCAGCACGCTCGGCGCCACGGATGTCAGGGGCGAGGAGGCCCTGTCCGGCACCGAGACCCCGATGACGAAGAAGCTCCTGTTCGACTTCACCACCACCGGCGCCGACGCCGACAACGTCGAGGGCATCACCTGGGGCCCGACCCTGCCCGACGGCTCCCGCTCCCTCGTCCTCGTCGCCGACGACAACTTCGGCTTCAACGGCAGCACCACCAAGTTCCATCTGCTGTCCGTGCGTTCCGGACTGCTGGCCGCGCGCACCCCCGACGTCAACGGCGACGGCGTCGTCGACGCCCGGGATCTCGCCGCCATACCGACCGCCGGGCGCGCCGGAGACCTCGACGGGAACGGCCGCACGAACGCCAAGGACATCCGCCTCTGGCTGACGTACACGAAGAAGTTCCCGACGGCGTAG
- a CDS encoding ABC transporter permease, whose translation MTTTLIEKEDRREYRATRRRDLAVDLGMTLATILAALIIGFLVILATGKDPVAAYEALLTGPLERSFRVGRWLEDATTLILLGLSVAIPFRARQISLGAESQLYAGALAAAAVAILLPLPPVAAVILPLVAAAAAGAGMGFVPGSMKARLGANEIVATLMLNAIVVRVYDYLVNGPLKQPGSSAVHSKPIQPDSALTPLTDWFGVPLGRANIGFVLMLLTAVALWLLITRTPLGYRIRMTGSNPDFAEYGGIRVPRAIEWSFVIGGAVAGLAGAHLVQGVYGRLEPGLAGSLAFEGIVVALLARNNPLVVVVAGLFYSYLRAGGDIMEQQTDVGTEIVVVIQAVIVLLVTAQALPDLLKRRLIRKQVGAR comes from the coding sequence ATGACCACGACCCTCATCGAGAAGGAGGACCGCCGCGAGTACCGCGCCACCCGGCGCCGCGACCTCGCCGTGGACCTCGGCATGACCCTGGCCACCATCCTGGCCGCCCTGATCATCGGCTTCCTCGTCATACTCGCCACGGGCAAGGACCCGGTCGCCGCGTACGAGGCCCTCCTCACCGGCCCGCTGGAGCGCTCCTTCCGCGTCGGCCGCTGGCTGGAGGACGCCACCACCCTCATCCTCCTCGGCCTGTCCGTCGCCATCCCCTTCCGGGCCCGCCAGATCAGCCTGGGCGCCGAAAGCCAGCTGTACGCAGGGGCGTTGGCGGCAGCCGCCGTCGCGATCCTCCTGCCGCTGCCACCGGTCGCGGCCGTCATCCTTCCGCTGGTCGCGGCCGCCGCCGCGGGGGCCGGCATGGGCTTCGTACCGGGCTCCATGAAGGCCCGCCTCGGCGCCAACGAGATCGTCGCCACGCTGATGCTCAACGCCATCGTCGTCCGCGTCTACGACTACCTGGTCAACGGCCCGCTCAAGCAGCCCGGCAGCAGCGCCGTCCACTCGAAGCCCATCCAGCCGGACTCGGCGCTCACCCCGCTCACCGACTGGTTCGGCGTCCCGCTCGGCCGCGCCAACATCGGCTTCGTCCTCATGCTGCTGACGGCCGTCGCCCTGTGGCTGCTGATCACCCGCACCCCGCTCGGCTACCGCATCCGCATGACCGGCTCCAACCCCGACTTCGCCGAGTACGGCGGCATCCGGGTGCCCCGTGCCATCGAGTGGAGCTTCGTCATCGGCGGCGCCGTCGCGGGCCTCGCCGGAGCCCACCTCGTGCAGGGCGTCTACGGCCGCCTCGAACCCGGCCTCGCCGGAAGCCTCGCCTTCGAGGGGATCGTCGTCGCCCTGCTGGCCAGGAACAACCCGCTGGTCGTCGTGGTCGCCGGGCTCTTCTACTCCTATCTGCGCGCCGGGGGCGACATCATGGAACAGCAGACGGACGTCGGCACCGAGATCGTCGTCGTCATCCAGGCGGTCATCGTGCTGCTGGTCACCGCCCAGGCCCTGCCCGACCTGCTCAAGCGGCGGCTCATCCGCAAGCAGGTGGGCGCCCGATGA
- a CDS encoding ABC transporter permease, with amino-acid sequence MNSVLDVVLSSAFLAAVLRVATPYLLAAFGGLVAERAGISNIALEGQMLSAACTGALVAGYSGSVALGALSGVAVAMLLGLLLAALRLELGADAIIAGIGLNLLASGATAYAVFSLLDDKGGTSGLKSGTLPTIPLPGIEDVPVLGDVLSDQNMVTWLAFLAAPFVAWLFYRTRFGFHLRAVGEMPEAAASVGIPVRRVQYAGLALSGALAGLAGVYLSMGYVSFFVRDMTAGRGFIALAAVFLGGLRPWGVFLAALGFGAAEALAVQLGTLDVPPQLVSTIPYVMTLVALALYAWRRKRRGTGEPAPVSL; translated from the coding sequence ATGAACTCCGTACTCGACGTCGTCCTCAGCAGCGCCTTCCTGGCCGCCGTACTGCGGGTTGCCACCCCGTACCTGCTCGCCGCCTTCGGCGGGCTGGTCGCGGAACGCGCCGGAATCAGCAACATCGCCCTGGAGGGCCAGATGCTCTCCGCCGCCTGCACCGGCGCACTCGTCGCCGGCTACAGCGGCTCGGTCGCCCTGGGCGCACTGTCCGGCGTCGCCGTGGCGATGCTGCTGGGCCTCCTCCTCGCGGCCCTGCGCCTGGAACTGGGCGCCGACGCGATCATCGCGGGCATCGGCCTCAACCTGCTGGCCTCCGGCGCCACCGCCTACGCCGTCTTCAGCCTCCTCGACGACAAGGGCGGCACCTCGGGCCTGAAGAGCGGCACCCTGCCGACCATCCCGCTGCCCGGCATCGAGGACGTCCCGGTGCTCGGAGACGTGCTGAGCGACCAGAACATGGTCACCTGGCTGGCGTTCCTCGCCGCCCCCTTCGTCGCCTGGCTCTTCTACCGCACCCGCTTCGGCTTCCACCTGCGCGCGGTCGGCGAGATGCCGGAGGCCGCCGCGTCGGTCGGCATCCCCGTACGCCGGGTCCAGTACGCGGGCCTCGCCCTCAGCGGCGCGCTCGCGGGCCTCGCCGGGGTGTACCTCAGCATGGGCTACGTCTCGTTCTTCGTCCGGGACATGACCGCGGGCCGCGGCTTCATCGCCCTCGCCGCCGTGTTCCTCGGCGGCCTGCGCCCCTGGGGCGTCTTCCTCGCCGCCCTCGGCTTCGGCGCCGCCGAGGCCCTGGCCGTACAGCTCGGCACCCTCGACGTACCACCCCAGTTGGTCTCGACGATCCCGTACGTCATGACCCTGGTAGCCCTCGCGCTGTACGCCTGGCGTCGCAAGCGCCGGGGCACGGGCGAGCCCGCCCCGGTCTCGCTCTGA